The Sporomusa termitida genome has a window encoding:
- a CDS encoding GGDEF domain-containing protein, with amino-acid sequence MREDNLLIAGFIAFGSAIMSLYNGFRGYQASRTRKLSRLLLLVYGIVCVLVLAVAAALIRNVPAYWRFLAACSWCVFCSVFWQFLLYSADRCDRARGRNTQLGVIPAEIERKLAELEACNADLQQEIRDSRAAAALVQYHANYDYLTGLPNRRRCYEQIAAALAGDRDNRTLAVLFLDLDDFKLLNDNLGHACGDSALKQVVERIKTVLGPGAMLARIGGDEFLVLLQGGSGQEVAAAAATTAASIRQVFMYPFCLDNCEFFLSVSTGIALCPQHGLDADTLIKNADIAMYMAKNNGKNKYRFYSAAREHGSAAASGGGTNNSLNRRESGL; translated from the coding sequence ATGAGAGAGGATAATTTGCTTATTGCTGGTTTTATAGCTTTTGGCAGCGCAATTATGAGCCTCTACAACGGCTTTCGCGGGTATCAGGCCAGCCGTACCCGTAAGCTGAGCCGCCTGTTGCTGCTGGTATATGGAATAGTATGTGTATTGGTTTTGGCGGTTGCTGCTGCCCTGATAAGGAATGTCCCGGCTTATTGGCGATTTCTTGCCGCCTGCAGCTGGTGTGTCTTCTGCAGCGTGTTCTGGCAATTTCTCCTTTATAGTGCGGACCGCTGTGACCGGGCCAGGGGGCGAAATACGCAGTTAGGGGTAATCCCGGCGGAAATAGAGCGTAAGCTCGCGGAGCTAGAGGCGTGTAATGCGGACCTGCAGCAGGAAATCAGAGACAGCAGGGCTGCCGCCGCCCTGGTCCAATATCATGCCAATTATGACTATCTTACCGGTTTGCCTAACCGCCGCCGGTGTTACGAGCAGATCGCCGCGGCGCTCGCCGGGGACCGGGATAACAGGACCTTGGCGGTGCTGTTTCTTGATTTGGATGATTTTAAACTGCTCAATGACAATTTAGGCCACGCCTGCGGCGATTCGGCATTGAAGCAGGTGGTTGAGCGGATTAAGACTGTTCTGGGTCCCGGGGCGATGCTGGCCAGAATTGGCGGCGATGAATTTCTTGTGCTTCTGCAGGGCGGCAGCGGGCAGGAAGTGGCGGCGGCGGCCGCCACAACAGCAGCTTCTATCAGGCAGGTGTTTATGTATCCTTTTTGCTTGGATAACTGCGAATTTTTTTTGTCGGTAAGCACCGGGATTGCCCTTTGTCCGCAGCATGGTCTGGATGCAGACACGTTGATTAAAAATGCCGATATAGCTATGTACATGGCAAAAAATAATGGTAAGAACAAATACCGGTTTTATTCAGCGGCCCGGGAGCACGGCAGTGCTGCCGCCAGCGGGGGAGGGACTAATAACAGCCTCAACAGAAGGGAGTCAGGTTTATGA
- a CDS encoding FAD-binding protein → MLNFDVLVIGSGGAGMRAALEAGRQQGLAVGLMTKMFPTRSATGCAQGGINGSLQNADPNDSIEKHIFDTVKGSDYLGDQDAIEYFISSMPAAIRELDYLGVPFSRDGQGRIAQRNFGGASSPRTCFSADVTGHVILHTLYEQCLQHGVTMLAEWYLLQIVTDQGRLCGVVAYDLKGGRIVPIAAKAIIVATGGAGRMYWLRTTNPFTSTGDGIAACFEAGIPVKDPEFIQFHPTGLAGTGILMSEASRGEGGYLLNNQGERFMARYAPAKMELATRDLVSQAIETEIKEGRGFGEGLSAYVQLDLRHLGRDKILERLPQIRELAITFEQVDPIEQPIPIRPSCHYSMGGIDVIDYRTCATAVEGIFAAGEAACISVHGANRLGGNSLADIVAFGQFAGQGAAACARQRQAVNQAPVGQAARAWEVRYDSVTARKTGVTTASIRDRLAEVMWNKVGVFRSGEEMQAALTVVDSLLQEYQAVMVPDQNKLYNTAFVSYIELGSMLTVAKTVVLGALNRQESRGSHCRADFPGRDDANFLKHTLVSRAGQSYNISYRPVVITNYPPAERKY, encoded by the coding sequence ATGCTTAACTTTGACGTACTCGTTATCGGCAGCGGCGGCGCGGGCATGCGGGCGGCCCTGGAAGCAGGCCGGCAACAGGGCCTCGCGGTCGGTCTGATGACTAAAATGTTCCCCACCCGCTCAGCCACCGGCTGTGCCCAGGGCGGCATCAACGGTTCTTTGCAGAATGCCGATCCTAATGATTCTATTGAAAAACATATTTTTGATACCGTAAAAGGCAGCGACTATCTCGGCGACCAGGATGCCATTGAATACTTTATCAGCAGCATGCCTGCCGCCATCCGGGAACTGGATTACCTGGGCGTCCCCTTCTCCCGGGACGGCCAGGGCCGGATTGCTCAGCGCAACTTCGGTGGCGCATCCTCACCCCGGACCTGTTTCTCAGCCGACGTAACCGGCCATGTTATTTTGCACACCCTGTATGAGCAGTGCCTGCAGCATGGCGTAACCATGCTGGCAGAATGGTACCTGCTGCAAATTGTTACCGACCAGGGCCGGCTATGCGGGGTAGTCGCTTATGATTTAAAAGGCGGCCGGATTGTTCCCATTGCGGCCAAAGCGATTATTGTCGCCACCGGCGGCGCCGGCCGCATGTACTGGCTCCGTACCACCAATCCATTTACCTCGACCGGCGACGGTATTGCCGCTTGCTTTGAGGCCGGCATCCCGGTCAAAGACCCTGAGTTTATTCAGTTCCACCCTACCGGCCTCGCCGGCACCGGCATCCTGATGTCAGAAGCCTCCCGCGGGGAAGGCGGTTATCTGCTAAACAACCAGGGTGAACGCTTTATGGCCCGTTATGCGCCGGCAAAGATGGAGCTTGCCACCCGTGACCTTGTCTCCCAGGCCATTGAGACCGAGATTAAAGAGGGACGCGGCTTTGGTGAAGGCCTGAGCGCCTACGTGCAACTGGATCTGCGTCATTTGGGCCGGGATAAAATCCTGGAGCGTCTGCCCCAGATTCGCGAGCTGGCAATCACCTTTGAACAGGTAGATCCGATTGAACAACCAATCCCGATCCGCCCCAGCTGCCATTATTCGATGGGCGGCATTGATGTCATTGACTACCGCACCTGTGCGACCGCGGTTGAAGGCATTTTTGCCGCCGGCGAGGCGGCCTGTATCTCAGTCCACGGCGCTAACCGCCTTGGCGGCAACTCGCTGGCCGACATTGTTGCCTTTGGCCAGTTTGCCGGTCAGGGCGCGGCCGCTTGCGCCCGGCAGCGGCAAGCCGTCAATCAGGCTCCGGTTGGCCAGGCCGCCCGGGCCTGGGAGGTCAGGTATGACTCGGTTACCGCCAGAAAAACAGGCGTTACTACCGCCTCGATCCGCGACCGGCTGGCGGAAGTCATGTGGAATAAGGTCGGCGTATTTCGCAGTGGCGAGGAAATGCAGGCTGCCCTCACAGTCGTTGACAGCTTGCTGCAGGAGTACCAGGCCGTGATGGTGCCTGACCAAAACAAGCTCTACAATACGGCCTTTGTCAGCTACATCGAACTCGGCAGCATGCTTACCGTGGCCAAAACAGTCGTCCTTGGCGCCCTGAACCGTCAGGAGAGCCGGGGCAGCCATTGCCGGGCCGATTTCCCCGGCCGTGATGATGCCAACTTCCTGAAACACACCCTCGTGTCCCGGGCAGGCCAGTCGTACAATATATCTTACCGGCCAGTTGTCATCACCAACTACCCGCCGGCAGAAAGGAAATATTGA
- a CDS encoding V4R domain-containing protein, whose amino-acid sequence MTQRYKFNWDLLGDIAEGRPNLGPMVRTEIYRLMQFSFRDVLEQTYGTEAADKLFYQAGLLAGKQFYQNVMKAAAAFNDFSDFIKTFQSTLAEKGIGILRIEAADHARGRYVLSIAEDLDCAGLPELDYEICVYDEGFIAGIFASYTGREYTVKEVDCWCTGDRTCRFVAEVAAANKLAGQPADRREV is encoded by the coding sequence ATGACGCAACGATATAAATTCAACTGGGATCTTTTGGGAGATATTGCCGAAGGCAGGCCAAACCTCGGACCAATGGTCCGGACGGAAATTTACCGCTTGATGCAGTTTAGCTTCCGGGATGTCCTCGAACAAACATATGGTACAGAAGCGGCAGACAAGCTGTTTTATCAGGCCGGCCTGCTGGCAGGCAAACAGTTTTATCAGAACGTAATGAAAGCAGCGGCAGCATTTAATGATTTCAGTGATTTTATCAAAACATTCCAATCCACCCTGGCTGAAAAGGGGATTGGGATCCTGCGGATAGAAGCAGCCGATCACGCCCGGGGCAGATATGTGCTCAGCATTGCCGAAGATCTGGACTGCGCCGGCTTGCCTGAACTGGATTATGAGATATGCGTGTATGATGAGGGCTTCATTGCCGGCATTTTTGCAAGCTATACCGGCCGGGAATATACCGTCAAAGAGGTCGATTGCTGGTGCACCGGTGACCGGACCTGCCGGTTTGTGGCTGAAGTTGCCGCCGCTAACAAACTTGCCGGCCAACCGGCAGATCGCAGGGAGGTCTAA
- the dnaK gene encoding molecular chaperone DnaK: protein MAKIVGIDLGTTNSVIAVLEGGRPTVVANAEGSRTTPSVVSFRDKERLVGQLAKRQAVLNPAKTFASVKRFIGRRNDEISAEAKLVPYKISADAKNAVKFVVDDTAYAPEEISALVLRKLVDDAGKYLGEKITEAVITVPAYFNDAQRQATKDAGRVAGLNVLRIINEPTAAALAYGLDKKKNETILVFDLGGGTFDVSILEVGDGVFEVKATNGDTHLGGDDFDKVIVDWLAAEFKKDHGIDLLADKQALQRLTEAAEKAKIELSSVSETSINLPFITADANGPKHLDTKLSRAKFDELTHALVERCRLPVEKALADAKLTAAAVDEVILVGGSTRIPAVHNLVKTLTGKTPNQSVNPDEVVAVGAAIQAGILSGELKDVVLLDVTPLSLGVETMGGIMTRIIDRNTTIPTRHSQVFSTADDNQPEVEIHVLQGEREMSADNRTLGRFKLGGLPPAPRGVPQIEVTFDIDANGILTVSAKDQASTKEQSVTITGSSNLDKAAVDKMVDDARQYAAEDKERRRQGELKNDLDSLSYQAKTLLDKNTATLPAHLSGRLSEAVAQAKAAVEQNAAIDKLQQTKAELEQAYTQASQYQPPAANQPPPAGDDNIIDAEYE, encoded by the coding sequence ATGGCAAAAATAGTGGGTATTGATCTAGGTACAACCAATTCGGTTATTGCCGTACTGGAGGGAGGACGGCCGACAGTCGTTGCCAATGCAGAAGGCAGCCGGACCACGCCTTCCGTCGTATCCTTCCGGGATAAGGAGCGTCTTGTCGGCCAGCTGGCCAAACGGCAGGCAGTACTCAATCCGGCTAAAACCTTTGCCTCAGTAAAACGGTTCATTGGCCGCCGCAATGATGAAATCTCGGCCGAGGCTAAGCTGGTGCCTTATAAAATCAGCGCCGATGCCAAAAATGCGGTAAAGTTTGTCGTTGATGATACGGCTTACGCACCGGAGGAAATTTCCGCGCTGGTATTGCGCAAACTAGTAGACGATGCCGGTAAATACCTGGGTGAAAAAATCACCGAAGCAGTCATTACCGTCCCGGCCTATTTCAATGATGCCCAGCGGCAGGCTACCAAAGACGCCGGGCGGGTGGCCGGTCTCAACGTACTGAGAATTATCAACGAGCCCACAGCCGCGGCCCTGGCTTACGGTCTTGATAAAAAGAAAAACGAAACTATTCTTGTTTTCGATCTGGGCGGCGGCACTTTTGACGTTTCCATCCTGGAAGTGGGCGACGGGGTCTTTGAAGTCAAAGCCACCAACGGCGACACCCACCTGGGCGGTGATGATTTCGATAAAGTCATCGTCGACTGGCTGGCCGCCGAATTCAAAAAAGATCACGGCATCGACCTGCTGGCCGACAAACAGGCCCTGCAGCGGTTAACCGAAGCGGCCGAAAAAGCCAAAATTGAATTATCGTCAGTGTCGGAAACCTCGATTAATCTGCCGTTCATCACGGCCGATGCCAACGGACCCAAACACCTTGATACCAAACTCAGCCGGGCGAAATTTGATGAACTGACCCATGCCCTGGTGGAACGCTGCCGGCTGCCGGTGGAAAAAGCGCTGGCTGATGCCAAGCTAACGGCGGCCGCCGTCGATGAGGTTATTCTGGTAGGCGGCTCCACCCGCATACCGGCGGTCCACAACCTGGTTAAAACCCTAACCGGTAAAACCCCCAATCAAAGTGTCAACCCCGATGAGGTCGTGGCTGTGGGCGCGGCTATTCAGGCCGGTATCTTAAGCGGTGAGCTCAAGGATGTAGTTTTGCTTGACGTAACCCCGCTGTCCCTGGGGGTGGAAACAATGGGCGGCATTATGACCAGGATTATTGACCGCAACACCACCATTCCGACCCGGCACAGTCAGGTGTTCAGCACCGCTGACGACAACCAGCCCGAGGTGGAGATTCACGTGCTGCAGGGCGAACGGGAGATGTCGGCCGACAACCGGACCCTGGGCCGGTTTAAGCTTGGCGGCCTGCCGCCGGCTCCCAGAGGTGTGCCGCAGATTGAGGTCACCTTTGATATTGATGCCAATGGCATCCTGACGGTAAGTGCCAAAGACCAGGCCAGCACCAAAGAGCAGTCTGTCACCATTACCGGCTCCAGCAATCTGGACAAAGCGGCTGTCGACAAAATGGTGGACGATGCCAGGCAGTATGCGGCTGAAGATAAAGAACGCCGCCGCCAGGGGGAGCTAAAAAATGATCTGGACAGTCTCAGTTATCAGGCCAAAACCCTGCTGGACAAAAATACAGCCACCCTGCCGGCTCATCTGAGCGGCCGGCTCAGCGAGGCGGTGGCCCAGGCCAAAGCGGCGGTCGAGCAAAATGCTGCCATCGATAAACTGCAGCAGACCAAGGCCGAACTGGAACAAGCCTATACCCAGGCCAGCCAGTATCAGCCCCCGGCCGCCAACCAGCCACCGCCGGCCGGTGACGACAATATTATTGACGCCGAATATGAGTAA
- the hsp18 gene encoding heat shock protein Hsp18 → MFDLVPFRKNSNNLVKRGDYFNQLVENFFNEDFFAPLTHNGGQSFQVDLTETEDAYLIDADLPGINKESIEVDYANNYLTIAAKREDVVENKTGSYVRRERKYGEFRRAFFIDNVRQDGIEAAFDNGVLKTTLPKETKKAGQPSRIEIK, encoded by the coding sequence ATGTTTGATCTGGTACCGTTCCGCAAAAACAGCAACAATCTGGTAAAGCGTGGTGATTACTTTAATCAACTGGTCGAGAACTTCTTTAATGAAGACTTTTTTGCCCCCCTGACTCACAACGGCGGGCAGTCCTTCCAGGTGGACCTCACCGAAACGGAGGATGCCTATCTCATTGACGCCGACTTACCGGGCATCAACAAAGAGTCCATTGAGGTCGATTATGCCAATAATTATCTGACCATCGCTGCCAAACGGGAGGATGTTGTTGAAAATAAAACCGGCTCTTACGTCCGGCGGGAGCGCAAATACGGTGAATTCCGGCGGGCATTTTTCATCGATAATGTCCGGCAGGACGGCATTGAAGCGGCCTTTGACAACGGGGTGCTGAAAACAACTTTGCCGAAAGAAACGAAAAAAGCCGGCCAACCCAGCCGGATTGAGATTAAATAA
- a CDS encoding CoB--CoM heterodisulfide reductase iron-sulfur subunit B family protein codes for MKYAFFPGCVLEGAAKENYLATTAVAKVLGIELREIPGWTCCGASHVQDVDDLAATAINARNIALAEQMELPLLTVCNTCTLMLRQAKAKLDNGQQETVNRLLAAAGLTYRGTSDITHLLWVLLSDYGLDRLQRLVNRPLTGLKVAAYYGCHILRPPVLMDFEDHANPQSLENLIRALGAVPADYEARLNCCGFHATYTASEDLIRITGEINHSAVNAGADCIVTPCPLCQMSLDMNQPEGQTAVGCRQEMPVLHLAQLVGLALGLAPEKLGLNMHIAGREAIKGKLVLKS; via the coding sequence ATGAAATACGCATTTTTTCCGGGCTGTGTACTGGAGGGAGCGGCCAAAGAAAACTATCTGGCCACTACTGCTGTGGCCAAAGTACTGGGGATTGAGCTTCGCGAAATCCCCGGCTGGACCTGCTGCGGCGCGTCCCATGTGCAGGACGTGGACGATCTGGCGGCAACAGCCATTAACGCCCGTAATATCGCCTTAGCCGAGCAAATGGAACTGCCGCTGTTAACGGTGTGCAATACCTGCACCTTAATGCTGCGCCAAGCCAAAGCCAAGCTCGACAACGGCCAGCAAGAAACCGTCAACAGACTCCTGGCTGCTGCCGGCCTTACCTATCGGGGCACCAGCGATATCACCCATTTACTCTGGGTGCTGCTGAGCGACTATGGCCTGGACCGGCTGCAGCGGTTGGTTAACCGTCCCCTAACCGGTCTTAAAGTGGCTGCCTACTACGGCTGCCATATCCTCCGCCCCCCGGTCCTGATGGATTTTGAAGACCATGCTAATCCCCAGTCGCTGGAAAACCTCATTCGCGCCCTCGGTGCTGTACCTGCCGACTATGAGGCCAGACTGAACTGCTGCGGCTTCCATGCTACCTATACGGCCAGCGAGGACCTGATTCGCATTACCGGTGAAATCAATCACAGTGCGGTCAACGCCGGAGCGGACTGTATCGTAACCCCCTGTCCGCTGTGCCAGATGTCGCTGGACATGAATCAGCCGGAAGGTCAGACGGCGGTGGGCTGCCGGCAGGAGATGCCGGTATTGCATCTGGCCCAGTTAGTAGGACTGGCGCTGGGACTTGCCCCGGAAAAATTGGGGTTGAATATGCACATTGCCGGCCGCGAAGCCATAAAGGGAAAACTAGTGTTAAAAAGTTAA
- a CDS encoding DnaJ C-terminal domain-containing protein — protein sequence MKYIDYYEVLGIPRTASDKEIKQAYRQLARQHHPDLHQGDAKQAAEEKFKAVNEAYEVLGDPEKRSKYDQLGRNWQTGQDFEPAGTGFAYSTHNTADFDLGGFGFSDFFANIFGQDFAQRRQTGRPASFKGEDIEAEISLSIEELLNGAEKDLHLTTPNACIACAGQRFTSRGVCPACGGLGMTEESKTVKVKIPPGLHPGASLRLKGLGGQGHGGGADGDLYLHIKAASHPSWQLANKADLTMDLTLLPEQAVLGAKIPVSTPHGQLQVKVQPGVRSGQQLRLKGKGLPQGPGRYGDLFLKIRIDIPARLTDEELALYRQIQKLKAPAAEN from the coding sequence ATGAAATACATCGACTATTACGAGGTTCTGGGCATACCCCGGACAGCATCTGACAAAGAAATTAAGCAGGCTTACCGCCAGTTGGCCCGTCAGCATCACCCCGACCTGCACCAGGGGGATGCCAAACAGGCTGCCGAAGAAAAATTCAAAGCCGTCAATGAGGCTTATGAAGTGCTGGGTGATCCCGAGAAGCGGAGCAAATACGATCAGTTAGGCCGCAATTGGCAGACTGGCCAGGACTTTGAACCGGCCGGCACCGGTTTTGCCTACAGTACCCATAACACAGCCGATTTTGATCTGGGCGGCTTTGGCTTCAGCGATTTTTTCGCTAACATATTTGGTCAGGATTTTGCCCAGCGGCGGCAGACAGGCCGGCCGGCGAGCTTCAAAGGCGAAGATATTGAGGCCGAAATCAGCCTGTCGATTGAAGAATTACTAAACGGAGCGGAAAAAGACCTGCATCTGACCACGCCTAATGCCTGCATTGCCTGCGCCGGCCAGCGGTTCACCAGCCGGGGCGTCTGCCCGGCCTGCGGCGGTCTGGGCATGACCGAGGAGAGCAAGACTGTCAAAGTCAAAATCCCGCCCGGTCTGCACCCCGGGGCCAGCCTGCGCCTCAAAGGCCTCGGCGGTCAGGGCCATGGCGGCGGTGCCGACGGCGACCTTTATCTCCACATTAAAGCCGCCTCCCACCCTTCCTGGCAGTTGGCCAACAAGGCGGATCTGACCATGGACCTGACCCTGCTGCCCGAGCAGGCCGTACTCGGTGCTAAAATACCGGTGTCAACCCCTCACGGCCAGTTGCAGGTAAAGGTACAGCCAGGCGTCCGCTCCGGCCAGCAGCTGCGCCTCAAAGGCAAAGGCCTGCCCCAGGGACCTGGCCGCTATGGCGATCTTTTCCTCAAAATCCGCATTGATATTCCAGCCAGACTGACAGACGAAGAACTGGCGCTGTACCGGCAAATCCAGAAACTAAAAGCGCCGGCAGCAGAGAATTAA
- a CDS encoding helix-turn-helix domain-containing protein, protein MTNLGKQLARLRASKGLSQNKLAIISKVPQSAISEIEAGKRKNPGIFYLQQLAAALGVTLVELTEFDYRQHNR, encoded by the coding sequence ATGACTAACCTCGGCAAGCAATTGGCTCGATTGCGAGCAAGTAAAGGCCTGTCTCAGAACAAACTGGCAATTATCTCAAAAGTACCGCAATCGGCTATCAGTGAAATTGAAGCAGGCAAGCGCAAGAATCCGGGAATTTTTTATCTGCAGCAGCTGGCGGCTGCTCTGGGGGTCACGCTGGTGGAACTGACGGAATTTGATTACCGGCAACATAACCGGTAA
- a CDS encoding PAS domain S-box protein, whose protein sequence is MNPELKAELDEIIKLIHSLIKKKGLPPGLAEYADKSPLLGQLVNDLTAICEFANTLSNGDLSQTLGLRGYFPGALKALQANLRHLTWQTSMVAAGDYSQRVDFMGDFSLSFNTMIIRLQQATENEQRYIAELEKSQAAIAESERKYRLIAENTDDVIWLLDKSMKVCYISPSITKLTGYAPEKFTGKTAVETPMPCLQAIFHEASIAFANEAAAKKPLIIESEQVRHNEKIIWTESLVSIASNNEGDFVGYLGVTRDISERKRNESLVRQAYERRKKAEFFNQLTLAKSGSELEMLHIARQNKIYIPQNFSCLVLTITSLDTLVADEHNLHRKQQIIDALVDFLSRKESTIAWETTSGIAVIVPVPKTTDRKTAELETAREYSKEISLYFPDLQIVIGLANYAAGLSLFASRLHNAATAAAIGTRIWPGQQIYHYDDCGIYQVLAPFARTDDAHNYIKRLIGPLIAHDKAAGTHLVETLEKLLSGLSFKEIGGQMYLHHKTIQLRKQRIEQILELSLDCHETRLTLATALQLHRLTQPTQEPAAVHTQY, encoded by the coding sequence TTGAACCCGGAGTTAAAAGCCGAACTGGATGAAATAATAAAGCTCATCCATAGTCTGATTAAGAAAAAAGGGCTGCCGCCGGGACTTGCGGAATACGCGGATAAATCACCGCTCCTGGGACAATTAGTTAATGATCTTACAGCAATCTGCGAATTTGCCAACACATTATCGAATGGGGATTTATCCCAGACCCTGGGGTTGCGCGGCTACTTCCCGGGAGCCCTAAAAGCCTTGCAGGCCAATCTCAGGCATTTGACCTGGCAAACCAGCATGGTAGCTGCTGGCGACTACAGCCAACGTGTTGATTTTATGGGTGACTTTTCTTTATCTTTCAATACTATGATTATCCGGCTGCAGCAGGCAACAGAAAATGAGCAGCGCTACATTGCCGAGCTGGAAAAAAGCCAGGCGGCAATTGCTGAAAGTGAAAGAAAATACAGGCTGATTGCCGAAAACACCGATGATGTAATCTGGCTGCTCGACAAGTCTATGAAAGTCTGTTACATCAGTCCTTCCATAACAAAATTAACAGGCTATGCACCGGAAAAGTTTACCGGCAAAACAGCAGTCGAAACACCGATGCCATGCTTGCAGGCAATTTTTCACGAAGCCAGTATTGCCTTTGCCAATGAAGCTGCCGCCAAAAAACCATTGATCATTGAGAGCGAACAGGTTCGCCACAATGAGAAAATCATTTGGACAGAATCGCTGGTGAGTATTGCCAGCAATAATGAAGGTGACTTTGTTGGTTATCTGGGCGTAACCAGGGATATTAGTGAACGCAAAAGAAACGAGAGCCTTGTACGCCAGGCCTATGAACGAAGAAAAAAAGCTGAGTTTTTCAATCAGCTGACCCTTGCCAAAAGTGGCAGTGAGCTGGAGATGCTGCATATAGCCAGGCAAAATAAAATTTATATCCCGCAAAATTTTTCTTGCTTGGTGTTGACTATAACCAGCCTGGATACACTAGTGGCTGATGAGCATAACTTACACCGCAAACAGCAGATTATTGACGCACTTGTTGACTTCCTCAGCCGGAAGGAAAGCACAATTGCCTGGGAAACAACCAGCGGTATTGCTGTTATTGTCCCGGTTCCGAAAACAACTGACCGTAAAACAGCCGAATTGGAAACAGCCCGGGAATATAGCAAAGAGATATCTCTGTATTTTCCCGACCTGCAGATTGTCATTGGGCTTGCTAACTATGCCGCCGGCTTAAGCCTGTTTGCAAGCCGCCTGCATAATGCGGCGACAGCGGCGGCGATTGGAACCCGCATCTGGCCCGGCCAGCAGATTTACCACTATGACGATTGTGGTATTTATCAGGTTTTAGCCCCGTTTGCCAGAACAGATGACGCGCATAACTATATAAAAAGATTGATTGGCCCGCTTATTGCCCATGATAAAGCCGCAGGCACCCATCTTGTCGAAACCCTGGAAAAACTCCTGTCCGGGCTGAGTTTTAAAGAAATAGGCGGACAGATGTATCTGCATCATAAGACCATCCAGCTGCGCAAGCAACGGATTGAACAAATCCTGGAGCTTTCGCTGGATTGCCATGAAACCAGGCTGACTTTGGCAACGGCCCTGCAATTACACAGGCTTACTCAGCCAACGCAAGAGCCTGCTGCTGTTCATACGCAATACTAA
- a CDS encoding helix-turn-helix domain-containing protein: MKIGQKIKEARECQNISMNHLAQKCEVSQANLSRIESGHQQPAFDTLERIISALGFSLAEFFADGTPDITPDIRALLPIIQTLTPRQKQALQRFLEAMQQ, from the coding sequence ATGAAAATAGGGCAGAAAATCAAAGAAGCCCGGGAATGCCAAAACATCAGCATGAATCATTTAGCCCAGAAATGCGAAGTTTCCCAAGCGAATTTGAGCCGTATTGAAAGTGGCCACCAGCAACCGGCTTTCGATACACTGGAGCGGATTATCAGTGCGTTAGGGTTCTCTCTCGCGGAATTTTTTGCCGACGGCACGCCTGACATCACGCCTGATATAAGAGCTCTGCTGCCGATTATCCAGACACTGACCCCCAGGCAAAAGCAAGCCTTACAGAGATTTTTGGAAGCAATGCAGCAATAG
- a CDS encoding 2Fe-2S iron-sulfur cluster-binding protein — protein sequence MRQITYKIERFDGAKNFIQEYTFPHQPGKTILWGLITIKETIDPTLAFTAACRTAVCGACAVRVNGQALLACETPLDGILGRCGDTLTIGPIQNFQVIRDLVVNWEP from the coding sequence ATGCGCCAGATAACCTATAAAATTGAACGCTTTGACGGAGCAAAAAATTTCATCCAGGAATATACCTTCCCCCATCAGCCTGGCAAAACCATTCTCTGGGGCCTGATCACCATCAAGGAAACCATTGATCCCACCCTTGCTTTCACCGCCGCCTGCCGGACAGCGGTCTGCGGTGCCTGCGCCGTTCGTGTCAATGGCCAGGCCTTGCTGGCCTGTGAAACCCCGCTTGACGGTATCCTGGGCCGCTGCGGTGATACGCTGACCATCGGGCCAATCCAAAACTTCCAGGTTATTCGCGACCTTGTCGTTAACTGGGAGCCCTAG